A single Verrucomicrobiia bacterium DNA region contains:
- a CDS encoding MotA/TolQ/ExbB proton channel family protein, with protein sequence MVDLMTTPLLANALQFAFEKATTEGKVTITMLVIVSLFSWTVIIRKARQLYLARKWTKRFFSAYRATRDPLDLYRKQEDYTGSPAFEVYFTGAEELDYHLKNNPVNVKGRTKISQASFESVKVALERAVSAQALSLEKGMIILSTAVAGGPFIGLLGTVWGVMETFSGIAKVQAASLIAMAPGVAGALIATVVGLFVAIPAMFAYNYMVTTIRAITQELDNYVTEYATAIEHSYVDTRPVSEEIADALSKLKLREGEGENARETLTTHSV encoded by the coding sequence ATGGTTGATTTGATGACCACCCCGCTGCTGGCCAACGCGCTGCAGTTTGCCTTCGAGAAGGCGACCACGGAAGGGAAGGTGACGATTACAATGCTGGTCATTGTCTCGCTGTTTAGCTGGACGGTGATCATACGCAAGGCCCGGCAGCTTTATCTGGCGCGCAAATGGACCAAGCGCTTTTTCAGCGCCTACCGGGCGACGCGCGATCCGCTGGACCTGTACCGGAAGCAGGAGGACTACACCGGCTCGCCGGCATTCGAGGTGTATTTCACGGGGGCGGAGGAACTGGACTACCACCTGAAGAACAACCCGGTGAATGTGAAGGGCCGCACCAAGATCAGCCAGGCCAGTTTCGAGTCGGTGAAGGTGGCGCTGGAGCGGGCGGTGAGCGCGCAGGCGTTGTCGCTGGAGAAGGGCATGATCATATTGAGCACGGCGGTGGCGGGCGGGCCGTTCATCGGGCTGCTGGGCACGGTGTGGGGGGTGATGGAGACGTTTTCCGGCATTGCCAAGGTGCAGGCGGCCAGCCTGATTGCGATGGCCCCCGGCGTGGCGGGCGCGCTGATTGCCACGGTGGTGGGCCTGTTTGTGGCCATTCCGGCCATGTTTGCCTACAACTACATGGTCACCACCATCCGCGCCATCACCCAGGAGCTGGATAATTATGTGACCGAATACGCCACGGCGATCGAGCACTCGTATGTGGACACCCGGCCGGTGTCGGAGGAAATCGCCGATGCCCTGAGCAAACTCAAGTTGCGGGAGGGCGAGGGCGAGAACGCCCGGGAGACGTTGACGACGCATTCGGTGTAA
- a CDS encoding carboxy terminal-processing peptidase, whose product MKRLLLALCLMWVVCPLRAADDLSVLGQAETNHVPRLPGPDDRLICRLTATLLERMHYAQKPFDQELAGRFLDRYLDALDPQRMLFLQSDVEEFSKYRRTLHHLTKVLGDSMPAEIIYARFLDRVVQQALYVTNLLATEKFVFDTDERFNPNRREAERPQDLKEAQALWRTRLRWEYLNEKLAKKSPEEIQKTILRRYARQVRTLSELDTQEVLQIYLSALAHVYDPHSEYMSKATLENFNINMKLALFGIGAVLSMEDGYCTIQSLSPGGPAERSGQIKPKDRIVMVAQGTNDFVDVVDMKLNKVVEMIRGPKDTVVRLMILPANATDSSAQKEVVLVRKEIKLEDAEAKAKIFELPAANGQPSVRVGVIDLPSFYADMTDRSAGHKSTTSDVAKLLKKLTQEKVAGVIMDLRRNGGGSLEEAINLTGLFIKEGPVVQVKDPDGTITVDKDTDPAVAYDGPLVVLTSRFSASASEIFAGALQDYGRAVVVGDSSTHGKGTVQTVQELNRFARTTNSLGALKFTIRKFYRASGSSTQLKGIIPDIILPSVNNHAEVGEASIPGAMSWDTIPPAKFEPLNVVTPHLAELRRRSEERTARDPDFQWIRQEAERYLKLKQDKTVSLNEAERRKERADQEARTAARKKELRARPAPDYKVYELTLKLAEQPGLPPPVALTNLLATASNKPPASATVEAGEDDAEAEKDEPVPAVDPHLNEARRILVDLIQLLGKEKAIASKTGRE is encoded by the coding sequence ATGAAACGTTTGTTACTGGCGTTGTGCCTGATGTGGGTGGTGTGTCCGCTGCGGGCCGCGGATGATCTGTCGGTTCTGGGGCAGGCCGAGACGAATCACGTGCCGCGGCTGCCGGGGCCGGATGACCGGTTGATTTGCCGGCTGACCGCCACGTTGTTGGAGCGGATGCACTACGCCCAGAAACCGTTTGACCAGGAGCTGGCCGGCAGGTTTTTGGACCGGTACCTGGACGCGCTGGATCCGCAGCGGATGTTGTTTTTGCAATCGGACGTGGAGGAGTTTTCCAAGTATCGCCGGACGCTGCATCATTTGACGAAGGTGTTGGGGGACTCGATGCCGGCGGAGATCATCTATGCGCGGTTTCTGGACCGGGTGGTGCAGCAGGCGTTGTATGTGACCAACCTGCTGGCCACGGAGAAGTTTGTCTTTGACACGGACGAGCGGTTCAACCCGAACCGGCGGGAGGCGGAGCGTCCGCAGGACTTGAAGGAAGCGCAGGCGTTGTGGCGGACGCGGCTGCGGTGGGAGTATTTGAACGAGAAACTGGCGAAGAAATCGCCGGAGGAAATCCAGAAGACCATTTTGCGGCGGTATGCGCGGCAGGTGCGGACGTTGAGCGAGCTGGACACGCAGGAGGTGTTGCAGATTTATCTGTCGGCGCTGGCGCACGTGTATGATCCGCATTCGGAATACATGAGCAAGGCGACGCTGGAGAACTTCAACATCAACATGAAGCTGGCGTTGTTTGGCATTGGGGCGGTGCTGAGCATGGAGGACGGGTATTGCACCATCCAGTCGCTCAGCCCCGGGGGGCCGGCGGAGCGCTCGGGCCAGATCAAGCCGAAGGACCGGATTGTGATGGTGGCGCAGGGCACCAATGATTTTGTGGATGTGGTGGACATGAAGCTGAACAAGGTGGTGGAGATGATTCGGGGGCCGAAGGATACGGTGGTGCGGCTGATGATTCTGCCGGCCAACGCCACGGACAGCTCGGCGCAAAAAGAGGTGGTGCTGGTGCGCAAGGAGATCAAGCTGGAGGACGCCGAGGCCAAGGCGAAGATTTTTGAGCTGCCGGCGGCCAACGGGCAGCCGTCGGTGCGGGTGGGGGTGATTGATCTGCCGTCCTTTTATGCGGACATGACGGATCGCTCCGCCGGGCACAAGAGCACGACTTCGGATGTGGCGAAGTTGTTGAAGAAATTGACGCAGGAAAAGGTGGCGGGGGTGATCATGGATTTGCGCCGCAACGGCGGCGGCTCCCTGGAGGAGGCCATCAATCTGACGGGCTTGTTCATCAAGGAAGGCCCGGTGGTGCAGGTGAAGGACCCCGATGGCACCATCACGGTGGACAAGGACACGGATCCGGCTGTGGCCTACGACGGCCCGCTGGTGGTGTTGACCAGCCGTTTCAGCGCGTCGGCCTCGGAGATTTTTGCCGGCGCCCTGCAGGATTACGGGCGGGCGGTGGTGGTGGGGGATTCCTCCACCCACGGCAAGGGGACGGTGCAGACGGTGCAGGAGCTGAACCGGTTTGCGCGCACCACCAATTCGCTGGGGGCGCTCAAGTTCACCATCCGCAAGTTTTATCGGGCCAGCGGCTCGTCCACGCAGCTCAAGGGCATCATACCCGACATCATCCTGCCGTCGGTCAACAATCATGCCGAGGTGGGCGAGGCCTCCATCCCGGGCGCGATGTCGTGGGACACGATTCCGCCGGCCAAGTTTGAGCCGTTGAACGTGGTGACGCCGCATCTGGCCGAGCTGCGGCGGCGGAGCGAGGAGCGCACGGCGCGGGACCCGGACTTTCAATGGATCCGGCAGGAGGCCGAGCGGTATCTCAAGCTCAAGCAGGACAAGACGGTGTCGCTCAACGAAGCGGAGCGGCGCAAGGAGCGGGCGGACCAGGAGGCGCGCACGGCGGCGCGGAAGAAGGAGCTGCGGGCGCGGCCGGCGCCGGATTACAAAGTGTATGAGCTGACCCTGAAACTGGCGGAGCAGCCGGGGCTGCCGCCGCCGGTGGCGCTGACCAACCTGCTGGCCACGGCGTCCAACAAACCGCCGGCCAGCGCCACGGTGGAGGCGGGCGAGGATGACGCCGAGGCCGAGAAGGACGAGCCGGTGCCGGCGGTGGATCCGCATTTGAATGAGGCCCGGCGCATTTTGGTGGATCTCATTCAGTTGCTCGGCAAGGAAAAGGCCATCGCGAGCAAGACCGGCCGGGAATAA